One part of the Nymphalis io chromosome 22, ilAglIoxx1.1, whole genome shotgun sequence genome encodes these proteins:
- the LOC126777375 gene encoding eukaryotic translation initiation factor 2 subunit 1 — MPLSCRFYQEKYPEVEDVVMVNVRSIAEMGAYVHLLEYNNIEGMILLSELSRRRIRSINKLIRVGKTEPVVVIRVDKEKGYIDLSKRRVSAEDIDKCTERYAKAKAVNSILRHVAELLHYQSSEQLEELYKQTAWLFEEKYKKKASAYDFFKQAAVDPSVLNECGLDEKTKEVLLANIKRKLTSQAVKIRADIECACYGYEGIDAVKAALKSGLALSTAEMPIKINLIAPPLYVMTTSTPEKTDGLKALQDAIDKIQETITTAGGVFNVQMAPKVVTATDEAELARQMERAEAENAEVAGDSAEENEDQGMGDAGMDEEPQQNGASDEDDDN, encoded by the exons ATGCCGTTGTCGTGTCGATTTTATCAAGAAAAATATCCCGAAGTGGAAGATGTAGTAATGGTTAATGTGAGGTCCATCGCTGAAATGGGTGCCTATGTACATttacttgaatataataatatagaggGTATGATATTGCTCTCTGAATTGTCGAGAAGGCGTATAAGATCTATCAACAAGTTAATTCGTGTAGGAAAGACAGAACCGGTCGTGGTTATCAGAGTAGACAAAGAAAAAG GTTACATAGATTTATCAAAGCGTCGTGTATCTGCAGAAGACATAGACAAATGCACAGAGAGATATGCTAAGGCTAAAGCGGTCAACTCAATCCTCCGACACGTTGCTGAGCTACTTCATTACCAGAGTTCAGAACAGCTGGAAGAATTATACAAGCAGACGGCATGGCTCTTTGAAgagaaatataagaaaaaggCATCGGCTTATGACTTCTTCAAACAAGCTGCAGT tGACCCTTCAGTCCTTAATGAGTGTGGTCTCGACGAGAAAACGAAAGAAGTTCTATTAGCGAACATTAAGAGAAAACTCACCTCACAAGCTGTTAAAATCCGCGCTGATATTGAATGTGCTTGTTACGGATATGAAGGCATTGATGCTGTCAAAGCTGCGTTAAAATCTGGACTCGCTTTATCCACAGCTGAGATGCCGattaaaataaaccttattgCTCCGCCTTTGTATG taATGACTACTTCAACGCCCGAAAAGACAGACGGTCTCAAAGCATTGCAAGATGCCATCGATAAAATACAAGAGACAATCACCACGGCCGGTGGTGTTTTCAATGTACAAATGGCT CCGAAGGTTGTTACGGCCACGGACGAGGCGGAACTTGCGAGACAAATGGAGCGCGCTGAAGCTGAGAACGCTGAAGTGGCCGGAGACTCCGCGGAGGAGAATGAAGACCAAG GTATGGGTGACGCTGGAATGGATGAAGAACCGCAACAGAACGGCGCCTCCGACGAAGACGATGACAACTGA
- the LOC126777352 gene encoding collagen alpha-1(IX) chain-like produces MDIFRLYCIVFFIYTSCLQTASAIDNTSVSPLASSCSSIGGVDVDFQTVDLIAVYRLDRSDTTGVTLVQGSQDLQRAYRIGDGANLTLPLRHVFPNGLPEYFSVIGTFNAHNHRRPWSLIRARSQTLQFSLTLLPNLRKFAVFVPHSRVLFSSPELFRPGWHKIHVAITNDTVYAAVDCIELEPESISPHDFSNATYITIVSNDDGTPAPIDLQWLSLSCNRYNLTEESCEEIEIPEFLIATLPPFPIGPPNVDSYLEPTCNQTCPPGPEGPPGAKGEQGIRGYTGLPGVRGLQGPPGPDGSPGPKGEKGERGPAGNADNVTVVPGPPGIEGQRGPKGDKGAPGLKGDPGETGLVGLAGLPGIDGRDGSPGPPGPMGLRGEPGPVGPPGPVTNINVPLTHGQKGERGVPGKPGRDGDPGPIGPPGLAGAAGIPGVQGPPGVPGIPGGRGLPGLQGSPGERGPEGQQGPEGQRGLPGLPGPSGISTASPSVSLLGPPGPQGDKGQKGDSGLPGFPGRDGIDGVPGVPGQRGLPGLPAPSSIIAQHPSISENEVRNICEDLIRERFKELAASFVQPNIAPSVGKRGPPGRPGPPGNPGTPGDSGPMGPRGYPGETGEPGRPGGQGLSGDKGDKGERGADGIGIPGPEGPGGLPGPMGPPGPEGRSGQRGDPGREGARGPRGVPGPRGSCECPNVGYYAYSPLGNNKGP; encoded by the exons atgGATATTTTTAG GTTGTACTGCATAGTATTTTTCATATACACGTCATGTCTGCAGACGGCAAGTGCAATAG ACAATACATCTGTGTCACCACTCGCGTCCTCATGTTCCTCGATCGGTGGTGTTGATGTGGATTTTCAAACTGTGGACTTAATAGCAGTTTATCGACTGGACAGATCAGATACGACCGGCGTCACTCTCGTCCAAGGTTCCCAAGATCTGCAGAGAGCGTACAGAATAGGGGATGGAGCGAACCTTACATTGCCTTTGCG GCACGTCTTTCCTAATGGTCTACCAGAATACTTTAGCGTTATAGGGACATTCAATGCTCATAATCACCGACGGCCTTGGAGCTTGATCCGCGCTAGATCTCAAACACTTCAGTTCTCCCTGACATTACTTCCGAATCTAAGGAAGTTTGCCGTTTTCGTACCGCATTCTAGAGTTCTCTTTTCATCCCCAGAG CTTTTCAGACCAGGGTGGCATAAAATACATGTAGCCATAACCAATGATACCGTTTACGCTGCTGTAGACTGTATTGAG TTGGAACCAGAGAGTATAAGTCCACACGACTTCAGTAACGCGACTTATATCACCATCGTCAGCAACGATGATGGGACTCCAGCTCCG ATTGATCTCCAATGGTTATCATTGAGCTGCAACCGTTACAACCTGACTGAGGAAAGCTGTgaagaaatt GAAATACCCGAATTTTTGATAGCAACTTTACCTCCT tttccaATCGGGCCGCCGAATGTTGACTCATATCTGGAACCAACTTGTAACCAAACATGTCCGCCG ggTCCCGAAGGCCCCCCGGGGGCAAAAGGGGAACAAGGTATTAGAGGTTATACGGGATTGCCG gGAGTACGTGGTTTGCAAGGGCCTCCTGGACCAGATGGGTCTCCAGGCCCTAAGGGAGAGAAAGGAGAACGGGGACCAGCGGGAAATGCTGATAac GTGACAGTTGTTCCTGGACCTCCAGGAATTGAAGGTCAACGTGGGCCAAAAGGTGATAAAGGGGCTCCAGGTCTTAAAg GAGATCCAGGGGAGACAGGGCTGGTTGGCTTGGCTGGACTCCCTGGAATAGACGGAAGAGAC ggTTCGCCGGGTCCCCCCGGTCCTATGGGGCTTCGTGGAGAACCAGGCCCTGTAGGCCCTCCCGGACCAGTAACTAACATAAATGTTCCATTAACGCATG GTCAAAAGGGTGAGAGAGGTGTTCCTGGTAAGCCAGGGCGCGATGGAGATCCTGGTCCGATTGGACCACCAGGGCTGGCTGGTGCTGCT GGTATACCAGGTGTTCAAGGGCCACCAGGTGTACCTGGTATTCCAGGAGGCAGAGGGTTACCAGGCCTACAGGGATCTCCTGGCGAAAGAGGTCCAGAAGGACAGcaa GGTCCTGAAGGACAGAGAGGATTACCTGGATTACCCGGCCCATCTGGAATAAGCACAGCATCACCTTCTGTTAGTTTACTTGGACCACCTGGACCTCAAGGGGACAAGGGTCag AAAGGAGATAGCGGTCTTCCAGGATTTCCGGGGCGAGATGGAATAGACGGAGTTCCAGGCGTCCCAGGACAGAGGGGTCTACCAGGGTTGCCAGCACCCAGTAGTATAATTGCTcag caCCCGTCTATATCAGAGAACGAGGTGAGAAATATCTGCGAAGACCTGATCAGAG AACGATTCAAAGAGCTGGCAGCATCTTTCGTACAACCAAATATAGCCCCAAGTGTGGGTAAAAGAGGACCGCCAGGAAGACCAGGGCCTCCTGGTAACCCAG GAACGCCTGGCGATTCCGGTCCAATGGGGCCACGTGGTTATCCCGGAGAGACGGGAGAGCCTGGAAGACCCGGTGGTCAAGGCCTAAGTGGAGACAAGGGCGATAAAGGAGAGAGGGGTGCAGATGGGATTGGCATACCAGGACCTGAAGGCCCAGGTGGATTACCAG GACCGATGGGACCACCGGGACCGGAAGGGAGATCTGGTCAACGTGGTGATCCAGGGAGAGAAG gAGCAAGAGGTCCAAGAGGAGTACCAGGTCCGAGAGGGAGCTGTGAGTGTCCCAATGTCGGGTACTACGCCTATTCGCCTCTTGGAAATAATAAGGGACCATAA